One genomic region from Flammeovirga agarivorans encodes:
- the tsf gene encoding translation elongation factor Ts — protein MAITAQDVKKLRTMTGAGMMDCKKALAEAEGDIDKAVEILRKKGQKLAAKRADRETTEGQVFVYTNDDNSKSVALAFACETEPVSVNDEFKALGQKLLDAAVASDAKTAEDVLALEIDGAPATEAITALTAKMGEKMEISGFANVSGAAVAAYKHGSSIAVLVELSEAADETVLEAGRNVGMQVAAMRPLALSADDVDPAVIAKEKEIGVERARQEGKPEHILERIADGYVKKFLKENTLLEQAYVKEPSQSVKAYVGSVKSGMEVKSFFRVSTGK, from the coding sequence ATGGCTATCACAGCACAAGACGTAAAAAAGCTTCGTACTATGACAGGTGCGGGTATGATGGATTGTAAAAAAGCTTTAGCTGAGGCTGAAGGCGATATCGACAAAGCAGTTGAGATCCTTCGTAAAAAAGGTCAAAAATTAGCTGCTAAAAGAGCTGATAGAGAGACTACTGAAGGTCAAGTTTTCGTTTACACTAACGATGACAACTCTAAATCAGTTGCTTTAGCATTCGCTTGCGAAACTGAACCTGTATCTGTAAACGACGAGTTCAAAGCATTAGGTCAAAAATTACTTGACGCTGCTGTTGCTTCAGACGCTAAAACTGCTGAAGACGTTCTTGCATTAGAGATCGACGGTGCTCCTGCTACTGAAGCAATCACTGCTCTTACTGCAAAAATGGGTGAAAAAATGGAAATTAGCGGTTTCGCTAACGTTTCTGGTGCTGCAGTTGCTGCATATAAGCACGGTTCATCAATCGCGGTATTAGTTGAGCTTTCAGAAGCTGCTGACGAAACTGTATTAGAAGCTGGTAGAAACGTAGGTATGCAAGTTGCTGCTATGCGTCCATTAGCTTTATCTGCTGATGATGTAGATCCTGCAGTTATCGCTAAAGAAAAAGAAATTGGTGTTGAGCGTGCACGTCAAGAAGGTAAGCCTGAGCATATCTTAGAGCGTATTGCAGACGGTTACGTGAAGAAATTCTTAAAAGAAAACACTCTTCTTGAGCAAGCTTACGTTAAAGAGCCTAGCCAATCGGTTAAAGCTTACGTAGGTAGCGTGAAATCTGGTATGGAAGTTAAATCTTTCTTCAGAGTTTCAACTGGTAAGTAA